One genomic window of Cupriavidus malaysiensis includes the following:
- a CDS encoding thiamine pyrophosphate-binding protein has protein sequence MTTVSELIGQRLHAAGCRRAFGIPGGEVLAVMQGLDQAGVRFTLVKHENAGGFMAEGVHHRDGAPGVLVATLGPGVANAVNVVANAWQDRVPMLFLTGCVDESEAATYTHQVFDHAQLMRPITKASLRMTAEAAEAIIDKAIAIAMDDPPGPVHIDVPISVAVQPAKPAAGSRRAVPAPSVPADSPAFEEARQWLAAAKRPVMIAGVEALHHGAQDEVRALVEELGIPLITTYKAKGIVDERHGFVIGGAGLSPMADKVLLPLIQEADLVLLAGYDPIEMRVNWRNVWGADQRVVEFSATRNTHYMHQASHTFVGSIKEGLRKLRSGIRRASTWSAAEVGTIVGALAAICRTDETWGPGAIVDVARRVLPDDTVASVDSGAHRILLSQSWKCYEPRGLMQSSGLCTMGCSLPLGIGAKLADPARAVAVFTGDACLEMTLGELATARDAQTPVIVFVFADESLSLIEIKQRANGQENLGVDFAGTDFAAVGRALGGLGFDVRSRDELEHAIGQSLEADCFSVICCHIPRKAYDGRI, from the coding sequence ATGACCACTGTGTCTGAATTGATTGGCCAACGTCTCCACGCCGCCGGTTGTCGCCGCGCATTCGGCATCCCTGGCGGTGAGGTGCTTGCCGTGATGCAGGGGCTCGACCAGGCCGGCGTCAGGTTCACCCTCGTCAAGCACGAGAACGCGGGCGGCTTCATGGCCGAAGGCGTTCATCACCGCGACGGCGCGCCGGGCGTGCTGGTCGCGACCCTGGGGCCCGGCGTGGCCAATGCCGTGAACGTGGTGGCGAACGCCTGGCAGGACCGCGTGCCCATGCTCTTCCTCACCGGCTGCGTCGACGAAAGCGAAGCGGCGACCTACACGCACCAGGTGTTCGACCACGCCCAGCTCATGCGCCCCATCACCAAGGCCTCGCTGCGCATGACGGCGGAGGCGGCCGAGGCCATCATCGACAAGGCCATCGCGATCGCCATGGACGACCCGCCGGGGCCGGTGCATATCGACGTGCCGATCTCGGTGGCCGTGCAGCCGGCGAAGCCCGCGGCCGGCAGCCGGCGCGCCGTTCCGGCGCCGAGCGTTCCCGCGGACTCGCCGGCCTTCGAGGAAGCCAGGCAGTGGCTGGCCGCGGCGAAGCGCCCGGTGATGATCGCCGGCGTCGAGGCGCTGCATCACGGCGCGCAGGACGAAGTGCGCGCGCTGGTGGAGGAACTGGGCATCCCGCTGATCACCACCTACAAGGCCAAGGGCATCGTCGACGAGCGCCATGGCTTCGTCATCGGCGGCGCGGGTTTGTCGCCCATGGCCGACAAGGTGCTGCTGCCGCTGATCCAGGAAGCGGACCTGGTATTGCTGGCCGGCTACGACCCCATCGAGATGCGCGTGAACTGGCGCAATGTATGGGGTGCGGACCAGCGGGTGGTGGAGTTCTCGGCGACGCGCAACACGCACTATATGCACCAGGCTTCCCACACCTTCGTGGGCAGTATCAAGGAAGGCCTGCGCAAGCTGCGCAGCGGGATCCGGCGCGCCTCGACCTGGTCCGCGGCGGAGGTCGGCACCATCGTCGGCGCGCTTGCCGCGATCTGCCGCACTGATGAAACGTGGGGGCCGGGCGCGATCGTCGACGTGGCGCGGCGCGTCCTTCCCGACGATACCGTGGCCTCGGTCGACAGCGGCGCGCACCGGATCCTGCTCAGCCAGAGCTGGAAATGCTATGAGCCGCGCGGCCTGATGCAGTCGTCCGGCCTGTGCACCATGGGCTGTTCGCTGCCGCTGGGCATTGGCGCCAAGCTCGCCGATCCGGCGCGCGCGGTCGCGGTATTCACCGGCGATGCCTGCCTGGAAATGACGCTGGGCGAGCTGGCCACCGCCCGCGACGCGCAGACGCCGGTCATCGTCTTTGTCTTCGCGGACGAGTCGCTCTCGCTGATCGAGATCAAGCAGCGCGCCAACGGGCAGGAGAACCTCGGCGTGGACTTCGCCGGCACCGACTTCGCCGCGGTCGGGCGCGCGCTGGGAGGCCTCGGCTTCGACGTCCGGTCCAGAGACGAACTGGAGCATGCGATCGGCCAGAGCCTGGAGGCGGATTGCTTCAGCGTGATCTGCTGCCACATCCCGCGCAAGGCGTACGACGGGCGCATCTGA
- the argE gene encoding acetylornithine deacetylase has product MSRTEETVPERTRYWLKTLIGFKTVSGSDSNLALLECVEAALARSGFRTFYSKSQDGARANLFASIGAGDGGLLLSGHTDVVPVAGQAWSRPAFELTEDAQRFYGRGTCDMKGFIASLLGAVEAVEAADLSRLGQPLHIALTYDEEIGCLGVRRLIEDLAAARIRPSACIVGEPTAMQVVRAHKGRQAYRCHVQGQAAHSSLSGAGVNALLAASRIVGAVGERADLLRQTEHDDGFYVPYSTMAPCRMMAGHANNVIPETAEFDFDLRFLPSTDPEAVMAPILDTAAAIEREMRSRVADASVRIERRTSVPALAPADGANGVAAMALQAGARPGRHVAFTTEGGLYQQAGIPAILCGPGDIAQAHTADEFIDKSQIAAAHVFFERLLALLGRG; this is encoded by the coding sequence ATGAGCAGGACGGAGGAGACAGTCCCGGAGCGCACGCGATACTGGCTGAAGACCCTGATCGGCTTCAAGACCGTATCGGGCAGCGACTCGAACCTGGCGCTGCTCGAATGCGTGGAGGCCGCGCTGGCCCGGTCGGGCTTCCGCACCTTCTACAGCAAGTCGCAGGATGGGGCGCGCGCCAATCTGTTCGCGTCGATCGGAGCCGGGGACGGCGGGCTGCTGCTGTCGGGCCACACGGATGTCGTGCCCGTGGCCGGACAGGCGTGGAGCCGGCCGGCATTCGAGCTCACCGAGGATGCGCAGCGCTTCTATGGGCGCGGAACATGCGATATGAAGGGCTTCATTGCCAGCCTGCTCGGCGCGGTCGAAGCGGTCGAAGCGGCCGACCTGAGCCGGCTGGGCCAGCCCCTGCATATCGCCCTGACCTATGACGAAGAGATCGGCTGCCTCGGCGTGCGCAGGCTGATCGAAGACCTGGCGGCGGCGCGCATACGGCCATCGGCCTGCATCGTGGGGGAGCCCACCGCCATGCAGGTGGTGCGCGCGCACAAGGGACGCCAGGCCTACCGCTGCCATGTGCAAGGCCAGGCGGCGCACTCGTCGCTGTCCGGCGCCGGCGTCAATGCGCTGCTTGCCGCCAGCCGGATCGTCGGCGCGGTGGGCGAGCGCGCGGACCTGCTGCGGCAGACCGAGCACGACGACGGCTTCTACGTGCCGTATTCGACCATGGCGCCCTGCCGCATGATGGCCGGCCACGCCAACAATGTCATCCCGGAGACGGCGGAGTTCGATTTCGATCTCCGCTTCCTGCCATCGACCGATCCGGAGGCCGTGATGGCGCCGATCCTCGACACGGCAGCGGCGATCGAGCGGGAGATGCGGTCCAGGGTGGCCGACGCCAGCGTGCGCATCGAGCGGCGGACCTCGGTTCCCGCGCTCGCGCCGGCAGACGGCGCGAACGGTGTCGCCGCCATGGCGCTGCAGGCGGGTGCGCGGCCCGGCCGGCACGTCGCCTTCACCACCGAGGGCGGGCTCTACCAGCAGGCCGGCATTCCCGCGATCCTCTGCGGCCCGGGGGATATCGCCCAGGCGCATACGGCCGACGAGTTCATCGACAAGTCGCAGATCGCCGCCGCGCACGTTTTCTTCGAGCGTTTGCTGGCGCTGCTCGGGCGCGGGTAG